One segment of Tamlana crocina DNA contains the following:
- a CDS encoding helix-turn-helix transcriptional regulator, protein MNSKKVDLSLKELLLAIGNKIKEERERQGYKLEDMDALCDIDPSAFSKIERGIYDNITLKTLIRISIALKLKSFNVFGVNFPLRHYPEKCVSYKSRVWLN, encoded by the coding sequence ATGAATTCAAAGAAGGTAGACCTCTCTTTAAAAGAATTATTATTAGCTATTGGTAATAAAATAAAAGAAGAAAGAGAGAGGCAAGGTTATAAACTGGAGGATATGGATGCTCTATGTGATATAGACCCTAGTGCATTTAGCAAAATCGAAAGAGGGATTTACGATAACATTACCCTGAAAACATTAATCAGGATTTCTATTGCTTTAAAATTAAAATCTTTTAATGTATTCGGTGTTAATTTTCCTTTAAGACACTATCCCGAAAAGTGTGTAAGTTATAAATCGAGGGTTTGGCTTAATTAA
- a CDS encoding SusC/RagA family TonB-linked outer membrane protein: MKNTFYNKVKSLLICTLFVALTLLANHAWGIPIPDHINFKVQQRQIKGKVVDVNGVPIAGVNIQVKNTHRGTISNFDGRYIIEATATDTLVFSALGLETQEMIVDNKITINVVLRESVTDLGTVMVNAGYYSVSENERTGSISKVTAKDIELQPIVSPLQALEGRMPGVEVEQGSGITGLAPNIRIRGTNSLRNDGNYPLYIVDGVPVNSEPLNSVGSLTSQSGLDPLSTLNLQNIESIEVLKDADATAIYGSRGANGVVLITTKKGSNENGRTLLAINLYSGISEVSNKAKLLNTPQYLSMRRQAFENDGLTPNEGNAPDLVLWDQNRYTDWQEVLFGKTVLAKSINMAVSGGNAYTSFRVGGGYQNQGSVFPGNFDYNKLTANLNLNHRSKDQRFQLDLSVNYGVDDNALFFGNNFVNSALNTAPNAPAIYKEDGSLNWDNWTGNNPLAVLEQPQDIKTDNLLTNMGLSYEMLKGLKLKVNAGYSKLNSEEQVRFFKEANRPNRWDFIRLSTIQNQANRQSWIVEPQMAYDMVQGKFEINALVGGTFQDNKNGYLSMEGNGYADKSLMGNLAAADDVRTLADTNTEYRYAAVFGRLGLNWDEKYFLNITGRRDGSSRFGPDKRFSNFGAIGAAWIFSEENVIRENLSFLSFGKLRGSYGTTGSDQIGDYGYLDAYEPTDGAGGLYPTQLFNADYSWEVNKKLEAALQLGFIQNRINVDVSWYRNRSSNQLVGYPLPAITGFTSVQANLPATVQNTGWEVLLNTTNIANGAFSWKTSLNMTFPDNKLVAFDGIEQTSYANRYRVGHPLNIRLLYQYEGIDPETGFYRISDVNEDGRFNNDDRVIIKNMGRAYYGGLNNQIQYKGFSLQFLFEYIKQSNLSYIFSTTPPGFSGNKPVEFLNAWEVPGDNEDIQKVSQSFSALFSSLNAANSSLGIEDASFLRLKNISLSYQLPRDVMERLNIRSANVYVRAQNLFTITRYAGLDPQGGRGVVPPLRTITCGIQINL, from the coding sequence ATGAAAAATACCTTTTACAACAAGGTAAAGAGCCTGCTTATTTGCACGCTTTTTGTAGCCTTGACGCTCTTGGCCAACCATGCTTGGGGCATCCCCATACCTGACCATATAAACTTTAAGGTTCAACAACGGCAAATCAAGGGCAAAGTTGTTGATGTAAATGGTGTTCCTATAGCCGGTGTAAACATTCAAGTTAAAAACACCCATAGGGGCACAATTTCAAACTTTGATGGGAGGTACATCATTGAGGCCACAGCAACCGATACTCTGGTCTTTTCGGCATTGGGTCTTGAGACGCAGGAAATGATTGTTGACAATAAAATAACCATAAATGTAGTACTTCGGGAAAGTGTTACCGATTTGGGCACCGTTATGGTCAATGCCGGATATTATTCGGTTTCTGAAAATGAACGCACCGGTAGTATCAGTAAGGTCACCGCAAAGGATATCGAATTACAGCCTATTGTAAGCCCATTACAGGCTTTAGAGGGGAGGATGCCCGGTGTAGAGGTTGAACAGGGGAGCGGCATTACCGGATTGGCCCCAAACATCCGTATACGCGGAACCAACAGTTTGCGCAATGATGGTAACTACCCGCTATATATTGTGGATGGAGTCCCCGTCAATTCCGAGCCTTTAAACAGTGTCGGTTCTTTGACCAGCCAATCGGGACTGGACCCTTTGAGTACGTTGAACCTCCAGAATATTGAAAGCATTGAGGTTTTAAAAGATGCCGATGCCACAGCCATCTATGGCTCACGTGGAGCAAATGGGGTAGTGCTCATTACCACCAAAAAAGGATCGAACGAAAATGGACGGACTTTATTGGCCATCAACCTGTATTCAGGTATCTCTGAGGTTTCCAATAAGGCAAAATTGTTGAACACGCCTCAGTACCTTTCCATGAGGCGACAGGCCTTTGAGAACGATGGTTTGACCCCCAATGAAGGCAATGCCCCCGATTTGGTGTTGTGGGACCAAAACCGCTATACAGACTGGCAGGAGGTGTTGTTTGGAAAGACGGTATTGGCAAAAAGTATCAACATGGCCGTATCGGGCGGCAATGCCTACACCTCATTTCGGGTAGGCGGTGGGTATCAAAACCAAGGGTCTGTATTTCCCGGTAATTTCGATTACAATAAGCTCACTGCAAATTTAAACCTAAACCACCGCTCCAAAGACCAAAGATTTCAACTCGATCTTTCCGTCAATTATGGCGTGGACGATAATGCCCTGTTTTTTGGAAACAACTTTGTGAACAGCGCTCTAAATACCGCGCCCAATGCCCCTGCCATTTACAAGGAGGACGGGAGCCTGAATTGGGACAACTGGACCGGTAATAACCCATTGGCCGTGCTCGAACAGCCGCAGGATATTAAGACCGATAACCTACTGACCAATATGGGGCTTTCCTATGAAATGCTCAAAGGTTTAAAATTAAAAGTGAATGCGGGATACTCCAAATTAAATAGTGAAGAGCAGGTACGTTTTTTCAAAGAGGCCAATCGCCCGAACAGGTGGGACTTTATAAGGTTGAGCACCATACAGAACCAGGCCAACAGGCAATCATGGATCGTAGAGCCTCAAATGGCCTATGACATGGTACAGGGAAAGTTTGAAATCAATGCTTTGGTCGGCGGCACTTTTCAGGATAACAAAAACGGCTATTTAAGTATGGAAGGAAACGGTTATGCAGATAAAAGTTTAATGGGAAACCTTGCTGCGGCCGATGATGTACGTACCTTAGCTGATACCAATACAGAATATAGATATGCTGCGGTATTTGGACGCTTGGGATTGAACTGGGACGAAAAGTATTTCCTGAACATCACAGGAAGACGTGATGGCTCTTCCCGTTTTGGTCCTGATAAGCGTTTTTCGAATTTCGGAGCCATTGGTGCCGCATGGATATTCTCCGAAGAAAATGTTATTCGTGAAAACTTGTCTTTTCTAAGTTTTGGAAAGCTAAGGGGAAGCTATGGCACTACCGGAAGTGACCAAATAGGGGACTACGGATATCTAGATGCTTATGAGCCCACCGATGGCGCAGGAGGTCTGTACCCTACCCAATTATTTAACGCGGATTATTCGTGGGAGGTCAATAAAAAACTGGAAGCCGCTCTTCAGCTCGGATTTATTCAAAACCGTATCAACGTAGATGTGAGTTGGTACAGAAACCGCTCTTCCAACCAATTGGTAGGCTATCCGTTGCCTGCCATTACAGGGTTTACTTCGGTACAGGCAAACCTTCCGGCCACGGTGCAAAATACGGGATGGGAAGTACTCCTTAATACAACCAATATCGCCAATGGCGCATTCTCTTGGAAAACCTCCTTGAATATGACTTTTCCAGACAACAAGCTTGTGGCCTTTGATGGTATAGAGCAGACCTCTTATGCCAACAGATATAGAGTGGGGCACCCTTTAAATATAAGGTTGCTCTATCAGTATGAAGGAATAGATCCGGAAACCGGTTTTTACCGCATTTCGGATGTCAATGAAGATGGCAGGTTTAATAATGACGATAGGGTGATCATTAAAAATATGGGCAGGGCATATTACGGCGGACTTAATAACCAAATACAGTATAAGGGATTTTCACTTCAGTTTCTGTTCGAATACATTAAGCAGAGTAACTTGAGTTATATATTCAGCACGACACCTCCAGGTTTTTCGGGCAACAAGCCCGTGGAGTTCCTGAACGCTTGGGAGGTGCCCGGTGATAATGAAGACATCCAGAAAGTGTCACAATCGTTTTCGGCCTTATTTTCTTCCTTAAATGCAGCGAATAGTTCTTTAGGGATAGAAGATGCCTCGTTTCTAAGATTGAAAAATATATCCCTGTCCTACCAACTGCCCCGAGACGTCATGGAAAGATTGAACATACGGTCGGCCAATGTATATGTGCGCGCTCAAAACCTTTTTACCATAACAAGGTACGCTGGATTGGATCCCCAAGGCGGTAGGGGAGTTGTACCTCCCCTGAGAACAATAACCTGTGGAATCCAGATAAACCTATAA
- a CDS encoding RagB/SusD family nutrient uptake outer membrane protein, with product MKSRYIILIGLGLLQASCEDFVAVEAPDYKIISETVFNNDATANSAVMGIYNELFKADFANGDFRSVTMLGGLAADNAQTTTVNDAMREFENNEILINNAYNLNLWSSAYNIVYMCNAVLDGLEASKEVSAEMKDRLMGEARFVRAFVYFYLVNLYGDVPLIQTSDYRENALAPRSSIVEVYNLITDDLESAAAVLGTTFENGERLRANRFTAMALLARVNLFLEDWEKAETLSGQVIASSENYTLLNELDDVFLANSQEAIWQISPAGSGALSYITNEARIFILTDAPPNSQQPLALATDLINHYGEQDLRRESWVGALETDDQVYYYPFKYKNNISEGMIMEYSMALRLAEQYFIRAEARARQSKLTEAISDLDKIRERAGLPLLSVTAPDIGREPLLDSIQKERRRELFMEWGHRWLDLKRTGEASETLGAKKNSWQDTDVLYPVPEDEIDKNPNLTQNNGY from the coding sequence ATGAAATCTAGATATATTATACTGATCGGTCTTGGCCTGCTCCAAGCCTCTTGTGAAGATTTTGTAGCGGTGGAAGCTCCGGACTATAAGATTATTAGTGAGACCGTATTCAATAACGATGCCACGGCAAACAGTGCCGTTATGGGCATCTATAATGAACTGTTCAAGGCAGATTTTGCCAATGGTGATTTTCGTTCGGTTACCATGTTGGGCGGGTTGGCTGCCGATAATGCCCAGACCACCACAGTGAACGATGCCATGAGGGAGTTCGAGAACAATGAGATATTGATAAACAACGCCTATAATTTAAACCTCTGGTCCAGTGCGTACAATATTGTTTATATGTGCAATGCCGTATTGGATGGGCTGGAAGCCTCTAAAGAGGTTTCCGCAGAAATGAAGGATAGGCTCATGGGCGAAGCACGTTTTGTCCGTGCTTTTGTATATTTCTATCTCGTTAACCTGTATGGCGATGTGCCTCTAATCCAAACTTCGGACTATCGGGAAAATGCTTTGGCTCCAAGAAGCTCAATAGTAGAAGTGTACAATCTCATTACGGACGATTTGGAAAGTGCTGCTGCCGTTTTGGGAACTACTTTTGAAAATGGTGAGCGTTTACGGGCCAATAGGTTTACGGCTATGGCCTTATTGGCCCGAGTAAACCTCTTTTTGGAAGATTGGGAGAAAGCGGAAACTTTGAGCGGACAGGTCATCGCTAGTTCTGAAAACTATACCCTTTTAAATGAACTCGATGACGTTTTTCTGGCCAATAGCCAAGAAGCCATTTGGCAGATATCACCTGCCGGGAGCGGTGCCTTGAGCTATATAACCAATGAGGCGCGAATATTCATTTTGACCGATGCGCCACCAAATTCCCAACAGCCGTTAGCACTGGCTACTGATTTAATAAATCACTATGGGGAACAGGACCTCAGACGGGAAAGTTGGGTTGGAGCACTTGAAACCGACGACCAAGTCTATTATTATCCATTTAAATATAAAAATAACATTTCGGAAGGTATGATTATGGAGTATTCCATGGCCTTGCGTTTGGCCGAACAATACTTTATCCGTGCCGAAGCACGAGCGAGACAGAGCAAATTAACTGAGGCAATATCAGATTTAGATAAAATAAGGGAACGGGCAGGGCTACCATTGCTTTCAGTTACCGCTCCTGATATTGGCCGTGAACCGTTACTGGATTCCATTCAGAAGGAACGGAGAAGGGAATTGTTTATGGAATGGGGACATCGCTGGTTGGATCTTAAACGCACAGGGGAGGCATCGGAAACATTGGGCGCCAAGAAAAACTCCTGGCAGGATACGGATGTCCTATATCCCGTACCGGAAGATGAAATCGACAAAAACCCGAACCTGACACAGAACAACGGATATTAA
- a CDS encoding insulinase family protein: MNSSICKETVALDPSIRHGVLDNGLTYYIKPTDNGSSQMDIRLIVKAGSSILDQDQYELQHVMEHVAFKSGRNMTMAKAHNLGFKMGEINGNTSHYFVQYHLKSTYTEQKRDIAFDLFHDIIWGLELKSEYIDSERSVIINELAERGRFGAGSILTSLESTMTGRTPKAPKDIVKYIKTFPHGPLKRYYRDWYRPDLMAIVVVGDIEDVDDMENEIKTRFSKDKPVENPRTPNVDYSKYRSQAPQFISQEHPYLLKGSKKRTAYLRLYLKQKEKLEESGMEALRNEQQRQVLIDMLTARFMEQQEAYNTSFNILPKFMYPSSLGVQLNIKIDGGSEKEVIFGALRTIRQLETDGFTESEFKTAKENYLLALLKIDTSKVPYWKDNIIDHFVFGEVLPPNKNGLLKEIISDLTLDEFNRFAQQYIQTDTDNIDIITLAPPGHRMLSYSERTIRGWIANAINMPVVPYRNPSIPDELMDATTVSGLKKANIKKKSTPLPGTSEYLLDNGVRLVLHSISVPNPKQEHSLRFHGFTNRGISCYSQADYFSALNAADIVRNSGVGGLDKFELERYLSHNGFMGRVSPYLAHDEAGIKGAVSLEDLETAMQLIYLYFTAPNKNKLAFEDWKLKSGSSIVLKNINEKDFNTAVSAVLRDETFLPKGTKALKGVTKTDLDRALAIYKEIYGNASDFTFGLTGDFPEDQVLHLCQKYLGNLPVGKDRNNCGIQKTSKKHDLPKPHAVAIPATEFMQEVKVRLGYISGIDTSGLDWKREIKLKLLQSLMNFSIMQEMRFESTKEGGSYYAVVACNQNSGLFTEVFVTFSSSPEDTDRLIRQAKGFMTSFKNSIVDVELLERYKKMEVLNLEKKKNNRMYISDKIHAYYKLGRPWHSIEEEQEYIKSISPLDIKHLAQKLLKVKPFEFRMVSSRELQ; encoded by the coding sequence GTGAATTCTTCAATTTGTAAGGAGACCGTGGCATTGGATCCCAGTATACGCCATGGCGTGTTGGATAATGGGCTTACGTATTATATAAAACCTACGGACAATGGTTCGTCCCAAATGGATATACGTCTGATTGTTAAAGCGGGATCTTCCATTTTGGACCAGGATCAATATGAACTACAGCACGTTATGGAGCACGTGGCTTTTAAATCTGGAAGGAATATGACCATGGCAAAGGCGCATAATCTGGGGTTTAAAATGGGGGAAATCAATGGGAACACGTCTCATTATTTTGTACAGTACCATCTTAAGTCTACATATACCGAGCAAAAAAGAGATATTGCCTTTGATTTGTTTCATGATATAATCTGGGGTTTGGAGTTGAAAAGTGAATATATAGATAGTGAGCGTTCTGTTATCATAAATGAATTGGCAGAGAGAGGTCGGTTCGGTGCAGGTTCTATCTTGACCAGCTTGGAAAGTACCATGACAGGAAGAACCCCGAAAGCGCCCAAGGACATTGTAAAGTATATAAAAACTTTCCCGCATGGACCACTTAAACGCTATTATAGAGATTGGTACCGCCCGGATTTAATGGCCATTGTTGTAGTTGGGGATATCGAAGACGTGGATGACATGGAAAACGAAATAAAAACAAGGTTCTCCAAGGATAAACCGGTGGAGAATCCACGCACGCCCAATGTAGATTACAGCAAATACAGAAGCCAAGCTCCTCAATTTATAAGCCAGGAGCACCCATACTTACTGAAGGGTTCAAAAAAAAGGACGGCCTATTTGCGTTTGTACCTGAAACAGAAAGAAAAGTTGGAAGAAAGTGGCATGGAGGCTTTAAGGAATGAACAGCAAAGGCAAGTTTTGATCGACATGCTAACAGCTAGGTTTATGGAACAACAGGAGGCCTATAACACTTCTTTCAACATTTTGCCTAAATTTATGTATCCGTCATCGTTGGGGGTGCAATTAAATATTAAAATAGATGGAGGTTCTGAAAAAGAGGTGATATTTGGAGCCTTAAGAACTATAAGGCAATTAGAGACAGATGGTTTTACGGAATCGGAATTTAAAACGGCCAAAGAAAATTACCTTTTAGCCTTACTTAAAATAGATACCTCTAAAGTGCCTTACTGGAAGGATAACATCATTGACCATTTTGTGTTTGGGGAAGTTTTGCCTCCCAATAAAAATGGGCTTTTAAAAGAAATCATATCCGATTTGACTTTGGATGAGTTCAATCGTTTTGCACAGCAGTATATCCAAACGGATACAGACAATATCGACATTATAACATTGGCTCCTCCCGGTCACCGTATGTTGTCTTACTCAGAAAGGACCATCCGTGGTTGGATTGCCAATGCCATTAATATGCCAGTAGTACCATATCGTAACCCAAGCATCCCTGACGAATTGATGGATGCTACAACGGTGAGTGGATTAAAGAAGGCTAACATTAAAAAGAAAAGCACCCCGTTGCCGGGAACATCGGAGTACCTCTTGGACAATGGGGTTAGGCTGGTGTTGCACTCAATTTCTGTTCCAAATCCCAAACAAGAGCACTCATTAAGATTTCATGGTTTTACCAACAGAGGAATAAGCTGCTATTCTCAGGCCGATTATTTTTCCGCTTTAAATGCCGCTGATATTGTTCGGAATTCCGGAGTTGGTGGGCTGGACAAATTTGAATTGGAACGTTACCTCTCCCATAATGGTTTTATGGGTAGGGTGTCTCCATATTTGGCCCATGATGAAGCGGGGATAAAAGGGGCCGTATCTTTAGAAGATTTGGAAACGGCTATGCAACTGATCTATTTATATTTTACGGCGCCCAATAAAAATAAGCTCGCTTTTGAGGATTGGAAACTTAAATCGGGTTCATCCATTGTTTTAAAAAATATTAATGAGAAGGATTTTAATACTGCTGTTAGTGCGGTATTAAGAGATGAAACTTTTTTGCCCAAGGGGACTAAAGCCCTAAAAGGAGTAACAAAGACCGATTTGGATAGGGCATTGGCGATATATAAGGAAATCTATGGTAACGCATCAGACTTTACCTTTGGGCTTACCGGTGATTTTCCTGAAGATCAAGTTTTGCACCTATGCCAAAAGTATTTAGGGAATTTACCCGTTGGTAAAGATCGAAATAATTGTGGTATACAAAAAACATCTAAAAAACATGATTTACCAAAGCCTCACGCGGTAGCTATACCAGCTACGGAATTTATGCAGGAAGTAAAGGTGCGGTTAGGGTATATTTCAGGTATAGATACTTCAGGCTTGGATTGGAAAAGGGAAATAAAGCTAAAATTGCTACAGTCGTTGATGAACTTTTCAATAATGCAGGAAATGCGATTTGAATCTACAAAGGAAGGGGGAAGCTATTATGCAGTGGTGGCGTGTAATCAAAATTCAGGGCTGTTTACAGAGGTTTTTGTTACATTCAGTAGCAGTCCGGAAGACACAGACCGATTAATAAGGCAGGCCAAAGGATTTATGACATCCTTTAAGAACAGTATCGTAGACGTAGAATTGTTGGAAAGATATAAAAAAATGGAAGTCCTCAATTTAGAAAAGAAAAAGAACAATCGAATGTATATATCCGATAAAATACATGCTTATTATAAGCTTGGAAGGCCATGGCACAGTATAGAGGAAGAACAGGAGTATATAAAATCTATTTCACCCTTGGATATAAAACACCTGGCACAAAAACTATTAAAAGTTAAGCCCTTCGAGTTTAGGATGGTATCTTCGAGGGAATTACAATGA
- a CDS encoding DUF6520 family protein: MKRLKLILPMLAFVLAIGMSFAFVETNAEKDYYATKFILVEAPNGWATIDVECNPQNDDCTVRFSEDPLTEYTVYDSKNLNDEAEGDGQAVLINGPVPNPD; the protein is encoded by the coding sequence ATGAAAAGATTAAAATTGATTTTACCGATGTTGGCCTTTGTATTGGCCATTGGAATGTCTTTTGCATTTGTGGAAACAAATGCGGAAAAGGACTATTACGCTACTAAATTCATTTTGGTGGAAGCGCCAAATGGATGGGCAACGATTGACGTTGAATGTAATCCACAAAACGATGATTGTACCGTAAGGTTTTCCGAGGATCCGCTTACCGAATATACGGTTTATGATTCAAAAAACCTTAATGATGAGGCAGAGGGAGATGGACAAGCAGTATTAATAAATGGACCAGTTCCAAATCCTGATTGA
- a CDS encoding MauE/DoxX family redox-associated membrane protein, with protein MKWEQKHRNIITEIISMLFVVLFVYAAMGKLLDGNKFYNNLNNSPLFGVGHIAGIVSWAIPVIEIGVALLLTFQKTRLKGLYGALILMATFTIYVAGILFISPYTPCSCGGIITLLSWEQHFIFNIIWIGLAITGIVLYRKECGATPHSTYHYTKYPF; from the coding sequence ATGAAATGGGAACAAAAACATAGAAATATTATTACCGAAATCATCAGTATGTTGTTTGTGGTGCTATTTGTTTATGCCGCGATGGGCAAGCTTTTGGATGGGAATAAATTTTATAACAATCTCAACAACTCCCCTTTATTTGGGGTTGGCCATATCGCTGGGATTGTGTCCTGGGCGATTCCTGTAATTGAAATAGGAGTTGCGCTTTTGCTCACTTTTCAGAAAACAAGACTTAAAGGCCTTTATGGAGCCTTAATTCTTATGGCCACCTTTACGATATATGTAGCGGGCATATTGTTCATCAGCCCCTATACGCCTTGTTCCTGTGGCGGTATCATCACACTTCTATCCTGGGAGCAACACTTCATATTCAACATTATATGGATAGGGCTGGCGATAACCGGCATTGTTCTGTACCGTAAAGAATGTGGGGCAACACCCCACAGCACATACCATTATACGAAATACCCTTTTTAA
- a CDS encoding helix-turn-helix domain-containing protein, with the protein MDTHENDKRLEKIYLQLLELSKGNFSTLIERSEHKDDLEALAALVNMATEEIKDSFLHQGYVNFHDSYVLATQMLMVLDGDFRIEEINESCPSLLGFGTNTLIGRPFDTLITSKSKEKWSILVNDIKTLSYTEQSLQLSFNTKQGLELPAFCRVVHFTHNSFLKGKTIITSFDMVQTRKYIEERTQKKIQSRLYLRKNHKRKQSALHLSDIEKIRTISEHIKNHLDEDLPSLKEMALHFGTNEYKLKKGFKELNGMTVFQFLKEERLRKAHVIVEHSNKSFKEIAKMVGFKNSTHFSREFNIRFGYRPKALRTAKD; encoded by the coding sequence ATGGATACCCATGAAAATGATAAACGTTTAGAAAAAATATACCTCCAACTGCTCGAACTGTCGAAAGGCAATTTTTCCACCCTTATTGAACGTTCGGAACATAAAGATGACCTCGAAGCCCTTGCTGCATTGGTCAATATGGCCACTGAAGAAATCAAGGACTCCTTTTTGCACCAGGGTTATGTAAATTTCCATGATTCATATGTTCTCGCCACCCAAATGCTTATGGTCTTGGATGGTGATTTCCGCATTGAGGAAATCAATGAGAGCTGTCCTTCGCTTTTGGGTTTCGGGACCAATACATTGATTGGAAGACCTTTTGACACCTTAATCACTTCTAAATCAAAGGAAAAGTGGTCAATCTTGGTGAATGACATAAAAACGTTGTCATATACCGAGCAATCGCTCCAACTCTCCTTTAATACCAAGCAGGGTTTAGAACTCCCTGCATTTTGCAGGGTCGTCCATTTTACGCATAATTCTTTTCTTAAGGGCAAAACCATCATCACTAGTTTTGATATGGTACAGACCCGAAAATATATTGAAGAAAGAACGCAAAAGAAAATACAGAGCCGACTATATCTTCGGAAAAACCATAAAAGGAAGCAAAGTGCGCTTCACCTGAGTGATATAGAAAAAATAAGGACCATAAGCGAACATATCAAAAACCACTTGGATGAAGATCTACCTTCTTTAAAGGAGATGGCGCTTCACTTTGGGACCAACGAATATAAACTCAAAAAAGGGTTTAAGGAACTGAATGGGATGACGGTTTTCCAGTTCTTAAAAGAAGAGCGCCTTCGAAAAGCCCACGTTATCGTTGAACATTCCAATAAGTCCTTTAAGGAAATTGCCAAAATGGTAGGATTTAAAAATTCCACTCATTTTTCAAGGGAGTTCAATATCCGGTTCGGTTACCGCCCCAAAGCGTTGCGGACCGCCAAGGACTGA